The window CCATCCCCTCGGCCGGCCGGCCGAGTTCGCTCAGGACGAAGCCCAGGTTGTTCCACAGGTCGGCCGCCATGCCCTCCCCCGCCAGCAACTCGCGGTAGAGCGACGCGGCCTCCTCCAGCCGTCCGGCCATGAAGGCGTCGAGCGCGCGGCGCTTCAGGGCCTCTCCGGAAGACGGAGGAGCGGAAGACGGCAGGGAGGAGGAGGGAACGGCGGGCAGGGACATCAGGCCAGTCGGGCTTCGACCTGTTCGCACAGATAATGGTACAGGCAGATATGGACCTGCTGGATCAGCGGGGTGGAGCGCGAGGGCACGTCGAGCAGGATGTCGCTCAACCCCGCCATCTTGCCGCCGCCCTCGCCGGTCAGTGCGATGGTGGTCATACCCAGGCTCTTCGCCACCTCGAAGGCGGCGATGACGTTGCGCGAGTTGCCGCTGGTGGAGATGCCGAGGATGACGCCGCCAGGCTCGCCATAGGCCTCGGTCTGGCGGGAGAAGACGGTGTCGTAGGAATAGTCGTTGCTCCAGGCGGTCAGCACCGCCGGGTTGGAGCTGAGGCAGATCGCCTTCAGCCCGCGGCGCTCCTTCAGGAAGCGGCCGACCAGCTCGCCGGTGATGTGCATGGCGTCCGACGCCGAGCCGCCGTTGCCGCAGACCAGCAGCGCCTTGTTGGCGCCGAGCGCCGCGGTGACGGCGGTGACGGCGGCCTCCACCCGGGCGGGATCCAGGCTGTCCATGGTGCGCCGCAGGACATCGATGGCGGCGGTGAGGCAGCCGTGCAGGGCGGCGGCGGAGTCCTGGGAAACCGGGTCCGGGGAAACCATGGGCGGAACACCTTTGTGCTGAGGCGGACGATATGGGGCGGGCATGAGGAGTGCCGGGGCCGGAGACGGCCTGGACGGTCTCCCATCCGGTGCGCAGTGCATCCTACGGATCACCGTTGCCTGTCAACCGGGCGCCATGCAATGACCGCTTTGCCGCACCGGATGGAAAGCTTATTTTCCACCGATGCTCCCGAAAGCGGGAGAGTGGATGGCGGAACTGGCCCATGACAACGCGAACGGTCCGACTGGGCCCCCTCAGCGTGAAGATGTATTGCGCGATCGGCATGATCGCCGTGTCCTGGGCCCAGCTCGAGGACATGGTTTCGCTGTGCATTTCGCGCCTTCTCGGCACCGACCATACCGATTTCCTTCCCATCGCCTCCAACATGCAGGTCAAGGCCCGCTTCGACGCGCTGAAGACCATCGCCACCCTGCGCCTGCCCGCGGACGAGGCGAAGGCGCTGATCGCCCGCTGCGACGAGGCGCTGGAGCTGGGGCGGGAGCGCAACAAGATCCTGCACGGCTCCTGGATCCAGGGGGAAACCGACGATGTCGCCATCCGCCTGAACTACCGCGCCCATGGCCGCGTTTCCGCCAACGCCCCGGTCATCTCCGCCCGCGAGATCGCGGAGATCAGCGACCGCATCACCATGCTGACCGAAAGCTTCGCCCAGATCCTGCTGCGGCTGGGCCTGCTCGATCCGAAGAACCCGATGCGCAGCCCGGGGCGCGCCGCCGGGGGAGCGGGTGGCGATGGCAAGCTGCGGGAAGCGGGAGAGGACTGAGGCGCTCCCGCCGTTCTCCCTACCTCCAGGGATCGAACCTTTCCAGGGCGGCGTTGCCGGGGGCGGGGCGCAGCAGCAGGCGCGGGGACGGGTTCAGGGCCGCGGCGGTGGCGGCGAAGGAACCGGTGCTGATCGCCAGGATGTCGGACCGGGTCAGGACATGGAAGTCCTGCAGATAGTCGAGCCCCTCCCAGCGGACCGGGAAATCGTCCTTCGTCACCGGGGAGAAGCGGGCGAATTCCGGCACCACCTTCGGCTCGTCGGTGGCGACGAACAGCACCGGATCCTCCAGCGTCGGCCACAGCCCGTCCAGCCAGTCGAGATAGAGCGACAGCGGCGTGTAGTCCTGGTTCCACCAGTCGGTCTGGCGGATGTGCACGGCGACCAGGGTGCGGCCGCGGCGGCGCAGCATCTCCACCGGCGGTTCCAGGAAGCGGTCCCAGCAGGAGCGCGGCGTCAGCCAGGACAGGATGTCGGCCTGCCGCGCCTTCAGCATCGCGTCGACCGGCGAGCCGCCCAGGAACAGGTCGCGGTCGCGGAGCGGATCGGCGACCCGTTCCGCGAAGCCGTCGGCGAACTCCCTGCGGCAGCGCAGCCAGCCCTGGAATTCCGGCAGGACCGCCGGATCGAGCCGGGGGTCGTCGAGGTCGAAGAAGGCATGGCCGACCCAGTCGGGGGTCAGGAACTCCATGCCGTAGGACTCGGCATAGAGGCGGACGGCGACATACTCGTTCACCGTCTGGGCGAAGCGGCCGTAATTGCCGAGCGAGGCCATGCTGAGCCAGGGGCGGTCGCCCCGCACCTCCCGCCGCCGGTTCCATCGGGCGTCCGGCGGCAGCGACCGGTCGAAACGCATCAGCGAATAGGCGATGTAGGCCGGGGAGTGGTTGTTCTTCAACTCCACGGCCCGTTCCAGCAGCCCATAGGCGCCGTCCGCGTCTCCCTTCGCCTTGAGCACCTCGGCAAGCCCGGTCATCGCCTCGGCATAGTCGGACCGCGCGCCCATGGCGCTCCTGAAGGCCAGTTCCGCCCGGTCCAGATCCCCGGACAGCAGCAGGGCCATGCCCAGGTGATGGGCGGTGTCGGGGGAGGCCGGGTTCCGGCGCAGCGCGAGGCTCAGGATCGGCACCGCCGCCGCCGGGTCGCGGGCCTTGTAGGCGGAGATGCCCTTGACCAGCAGCGCCTCGGGGTTTTCCGGAACGGCCGCCAGGATGCGGTCGCAGATGGCGGCGCTGATGTCGAGCCATCCGGAATTGCAGTAGTCGAGCGCCTGCCGCACGGCATCGGGCAGGGACAGCTGCTGTCCGGCTATGGTTTCGATCCGGATGGACATGGCGGTTCCGAAGGCTTCTGCCGAAGAGGTACCCCGTCTGGGCGGACCTCACTTGCACCCTTGCCCGCGAGGGGTCAAGTTGCCTCGTTGCAAAACCTCAAGATTTCACCGATCTTCCCGGCCCCAGCCCCGCCCCATCCAACCCGATCGTCCCAGGCCCGATCCAGGTCCCGAGATCCAAATCCCGGGTTTGGCGGGCCGCTTCGCCAGCACCCGTTCCTCCCCAGGATGCCAGCCCTGACATGACCTCGATCCAAGACATCCTGCAGAAGGCCGTCGGCCTGCATCATGGCGCGGAGGCCGGCCGTGCGGCGGCGATCTACCGTTCCATCCTGGCGCTCGAGCCGGCCCAACCGGATGCCCTGCACCTGCTCGGCCTGCTGATCCGCCGCGACGGCAGGACGGCGGACGGCGCGCTGTTGATGGAGCGCGCGCTGCTGCTGGAGCCGATGCATTCGGGGGCGCTTCTCAATCGCGCCCTCACCCTGCAGCAACTCGGGAAACCCGACGAGGCCGCCGCGCATTTCCGGCGCAGTCTGGAACTGGACCCGGCATCCGACATCTCCCTGTCGCGTCTGGCCAATGAGGCGCTCGCCTGCGGGCGGTTGGCCGAGGCTGGCCGGCTTCTTCGCCGCTCCGCCGCCTTGGGGGTGGGCAGCGGGACCCCGGACGACCGGCAGCGCCGTGCGCTGGAGCGCCGTGCCACCGCCCGCGACCTGCGCGAGGATGCGGAGGATCGGACCCTGCCGCCTGGGCTGGTGGTGCGCGGGGTGTTCCGTGACAGCAGCGGCTATGCCTTCGCCGTCCGCCGCTTCGTCCGGGGGCTGGTGGAGGCGGGAATCCGGGTCCGGCTGGTCGACCTGAACTATGCCGACGCCGACAATCTTCCCGACGACCAGATCGATCCGCTGCTGCGCACGCTCGACCGGCCGGTGCGGGCCAAGGCGGTGCTGACCATCACCACCCCGCCGGCGGTGGAGGCCGTTCCCGGCCTGAAGACCATCAATTACACCATGTTCGAGGCTCTCGACATTCCGCCCCTGTGGGCGGCGCAGAGCCGGCGCCACGACCATGTCGTCGTCGCCACCGGGTCCTCGCGCGAGGCATGGCTGCGTGCCGGCCATCCGCCGGACCGCGTCCATGTCAGCCCCGCCGGCGTCGACGCGGTGGAGGCCGGCAGCATCCCCCCCTCGGCCATCGTCGACAGCGCCGGCCGCCGCCTGTCCGATTACCGGGTGCGCGTCCTGAACGTCTCCGACTTCAACGACCGCAAGAACCTGGACGGGCTGCTGCGGGTCTGGCTGGGCACGACGCGGGCGGAGGATTCCGCGGCCCTGCTGCTGAAGGTCGGCAAGGGCAGCGGGGTTTCCGACGGCATGCGCGACCTGCTGACGCGGGTGTCGGCACAGATCGGCCGGACGCTGGCCCAGGCGGCCCCGGTCTTCCTGGTGGAAGGCAAGCTGTCAGATGCGGACATGATGGGGCTGCATGCCGCCTCGACCCATTACTGGAGCATGTCGCACGGCGAGGGCTGGGACCTGCCGATGGCGCAGGCCGGCGCCATGGGCCTGACCCTGCTGGCGCCCGATCACAGCGCCTACCATGCCTATCTCGACGACCGGGTGGCGCACATGATCCCGAGCCCCGTCACGCCCGGCATCACCGCCTATGCCGGCCAGGACTGGTGGAGCCCCGACGAGGGCGAGGCCGCCCGGCTGCTGCGCGCGGTCATCGACGATCCCGACGGCACCCGCCGCTCGGCACAGGCCCACCTGCTGGAGCATTTCAGCTGGCAGGCCGCCACCCGCCGCCTGATCGACCTTCTGCGGGAGCTGGACGCGCTGTGACCGGTCCCATCATGCCCAATGCGAACCTGCCCGATCCCGTCACCCTCTTCTGCTGTCTGGCACCGCCCGGCTATTACCGCCGGCCGCTGTTCTCCGACCGGGAGGTGTTCTGCGGCCCCGACTGCCCGACGGTGGAGACGGGCGACGGCTTCTCCTCGCTGAACACACCGCACGGCGAATACGATCTGGCGGCGGTGGTCGCCCGGCTGCCGGCGCATCAGCGGCCGGAGCTGATCGTGGTGAAGGCCGACGCCACCCGGCGCAACCTTCCCCGCGGGCTGGACCGGCTGCCGGGAACCAAGCTTCTGCTGGTCGGCGACAGCCACCATCTCGCCGGTCCGCTGCGCACGCTGCTGGCCTATGGCGCGATGGAGAGCTTCGACGCGGTGATGCTCGACCACACCCGCCAGCATGCCCACGCCTTCCTGGAGGCGGGGTTCGAGCGGGTCTATTGGATCCCGGCGGTCGATTATGCGTTGCGCCGGCGCGACATCCTGGCGGAGCCCCAGGGGAACTCCCTTGCGGAGTTCCGGTTCGACCTCACCTTCGTCGGGCAGATCGGCGTCTTCCACCCCTGGCGGCGCCATGTGCTTGACCGGCTGAGCGCGGCGGGGCTGCCGCTGGTGGGCATGCGGGCCGAGCCGGAGAAGGCGGCCGACGTCTATGCCGCCTCGCGCGTCACGCTGAACTGCTCGCTGAACGGCGACCTCAACCTGCGCGTCTTCGAAGCGCTGGGGGCCGGCGGCTTCCTGCTCACCGACGCGCTGTCGCCGGACGCCGGGCTGGAGCGCTGCTTCACCCCCGGCCGCCATCTCGCGACATACCGCTCGCCGGACGAGCTGGTGGAACTGGCGCGCCATTATCTCGACCACCCGGACGAGGCGATGGCGATCCGCCGGGCCGGGCAGGCGCATCTGCTGGAATTCCACAGCCCGCAGGTCAAGCGTGCCCAGTTCTTCGCCGCCGTGTTCGACGACCGTGTGGATCCGGCGCTGGAGCTGCGCTCCGAACGGCGCGGCCTGAGGGCGCTGCCGGTGCGTGGCATAGGGTTCCAGCGCCGTCTCGCCGCCTATGAGGCGTTGCAGCTGCTGCAACTGACGTCATCGCGGCTGATCGTTCATGCCGATGAGGATCGGGATGAGGGTGGCTTCGCCGCCGACCTGCGCGCCATGGCGCGCGACCTGCCCCGCGTGGTCTTCGCGGCTCCGGATGGGATGCCCGAGCCGGTGGCTTTGCCGCTGCCGCCGTCCTCCGACCGGGTGCGGGACGAGGCGGTGACGCTGCTGCCCTGGCCCGACCGGGCGGAGACCGACCGCCGGATGGCCCGGCTGCCCGGCGCCTCCGTCCTCTGCCCGACTCGGTCGTCGCGCGACCATGCCGCCGCGGTTGCCCATCTGGCCGATTGGGGCTTCGTGCCGACTGAGCCCGGCGGCATCCTGTTCCAATGCGCCGATGCCCTGCGCTATGCCGCACGCTCGCTGTCCGATCCGGCCCTCGCGGCGGCGCTGACGCCGGAGCTGAAGCGTGCGCGCCTCGCGGCGCTGGAGCCGCTGCTGCGGACCGCCGACCAGATGATGGGGGTGGCCCAGCTCGCCAACCGGCTGGGCGACGCCGCCCTGACGGAGCGTTTCCTGCTGCGCTGCGTGGCATTGGACCGCCAGCAGCCGGACGCGCTCATCGGACTGGCCCGCCTGTGCGCGGCCGGCGGCCGGCGGGTCGAGGCCGCCATCTATCTTGCCGAGGCCCGGCGGGCCGCCCGGCTTGCCGACCTGCCCGATCCGGCTCCCGGCCTGGGCACCGATGCGCTTTTCGACGCTGCCGACCATCCGGCGTTCGAGCGCTATCGCAGCCTGTTCCGGCAGGCGACGGTCCCCTCGACCGGACGGCCGCGCCGCATCCTGGTGGTCACCAACCTGTTCCCGCCGCAGGAGTTCGGCGGCTACGGCCGCAAGCTGTGGGAGTTCTCGGCCGAGCTGATCCGCCGCGGCCATGCGGTCAAGGTGCTGACCGCCGACGTGCCTGAACTGGCGCGGCCGGGCATGGCCGGGACCGAGGACATCGAGGCGCATGTCGACCGTTCGCTGACCCTCTACGGCTATTGGAAGGAGGGGCGCGCCTTCACCCACGACGACAGGGCCCACTGCGCCGCCCTGATCCGCGCCAACATCCGCCGCGTGCTGGAGACCGCCCGCGACTTCCGTGCCGACGCCTGTCTGGTCGGCAACCTCGACATGCTGGCGACCGAGTTCCTCGACCCGCTGACCCGGCAGATGGGTGTCCCGGTTCTGCATTGCCTGGGCAACCAGCATCCCGGCTACCCGCCGGAGGCGGCACCCCGCTCCCCCCTCTACCGTGCCGGGCCGGCCAGCGGCTGGGTGGCGGAGCGGCTGGCTGCCGGCGGCTACGGGCTGCCCGCCACGGTGATCCATCCCGGCGCCCGCGTCGATTACTTCCACCGTGCGGCGATGCCCGCGACCGACCGGCTGCGCATCGCCTTCGCCAGCCTGTTCGTCAACTACAAGGGGCCGCAGACGCTGGTCAACGCGCTTGCCATCCTGCACCGCGAGGGCATCGACTTCGACTGCACCTTCGCCGGGGAGGCGCCGGACGCCGGCCTCGCGGCCCGCTGCCGCGACTTCGTGGAACGCAACGGCATGGCCGGCAAGGTGCGTTTCACCGGCTTTCTCGACCGCCGCGGCCTGTCCGACCTGTTCGCCCGCTGCAACGTGCTGGTCTTCCCCAGCGTCTTCCAGGAACCCTTCGGCATCTCGCAGGTGGAGGCGATGGCCGCCGGCCTGACCGTGATCGGCAGCGGCACCGGCGGCAGCGGCGAGGTGCTGCGCGACGGCGTCGACGGCCTGCTGTTCAAGGCGGAAGACCACGAGGCACTCGCCGGCTGCCTGCGCCGCCTGATCGGGGACCGTGCCGCCTGGCTGCGCATGGCCCTGTCCGGCCGCGACCGCGCCCGCGACTTCACCGTCGCCCGCTCCGTCGACCGCATCGAGGCGGTGTTCGAGGAACTGATCGGATTGAGGAACTGATTGCCCGGAAGGGATGAGCGGGAGGGGGAGCCGCAGCGCGCCGTCCGGTGAGAAAAATGGTCCGGGTCTCCGTCCCCTTTCGATTGGGGAATGAAAGGTTGTAGAGTGGCGGAGCCGCAGTCCGCGGCGCGGATTTCCTCCCGGCGATGACGACCACCCTCTTCGATCTGCCCGATGTTTCGGCCGGCACCTTGCCAACCTGCTCCTGTCTGCTGTGCAGCGCTGCCGGCTGGAGCGCCGCCCCCATCGCCGCAGGGCCGGGCGCGCAGGGAGTGCCGCAGGGTGCCTCCTTCGCCACCATCTCGACCCTGCTGGCGACGGGGACGCCGCGCTGGGGCAGCGGCGGGGTCGGCAGCGGGGCGACGGTCAGCTACAGCTTCATGGAGCAGGCGCCGTCCTACGCCTCCAGCTCGGACAGGACCGGCTTCGCACCGCTGTCGAGTACGCAGCGCGACGCGGTACGGCAGGCCTTCGCCGCCTGGAGCGCCGTCGCCAACATCTTCTTCGTCGAAACCTCCGACAGCGCCAACAGCGGGCAGGGCGGGTCGATCCGCCTCGGCACCAACCGGCAAAGCTCCAGCGCCGCCTACGCCTACTATCCGACCGGATCGCTCTATGACGGCGGCGGCGACATCTATCTCGCCAACAACAGCTCGACCAACACCAGCCCGACGCCGGGAACCTACGGCTACCTGACCATCCTGCACGAGATCGGCCACGCCATCGGGCTGAAGCATCCCGGCAACTACAACGCCACCGGCGGCGGGGGCGAGCCGCCCTATCTGTCCTCGGCCGAGGACAATTACCGCTACACGCTCATGTCCTACAACCGGCATCCCAGCCTGGGCCTGAACGGGCTGGCGACGGGACCGGCGCTGTACGACATCGCGGCTGTCCAATACCTGTACGGAGCCAACACCGACACCCGCATCGGCGACGACCGCTATGCCTTCGCCAGCAACACCGTCGCAGTCAGCCAGGCCATCTGGGATACCGGCGGCACCGACAGCATCGACGCCAGCGGGCAGGCCTCGGCCGTCACCATCGACCTGACGCCCGGCGCCTTCAGCTCCATCGGTCCCAACGGATCGGGCGGGCTGGCGGTGGACAATGTGGCGATCGCCGACGGCGTCACCATCGAGACCGCCATCGGCGGTGGCGGCAGCGACATCCTGATCGGCAACACCGCCAACAACCTGCTGACCGGCGGCGAGGGCTCCGACACGCTGACCGGCGGGTCGGGCGACGACACGTTGCAGGGCGGCGGCGGCACCGACACCGCGGTCTACAACGGCAGCCGCTCTTCCTACACCGTCACCGTCTCCGCCGACGGCGCCACCATCTCCGGCGGCAGCGAAGGCACCGACAGTCTGACCGACGTCGAATATGCCCTGTTCGCCGACACCCGCATCAGCCTGATGCCCCCGGCGGTGACCGCCCGGACCGGCCGGGTTTCCATCGGCTCCTCGATCGGCCTCGCCAGCCTGGTGACGGCGACCGACCCGGCCGGCGGCCTCGTCACCCAGTATGAGCTGGTCGACAACACCCAGGGCGCCGGCTCCATCATGGTCGGCGGGGTGGCCCAGGCGACGGGCGCCGTGGTCTCGCTGAGTGCGGCGGCCTTCGTCGGCGTCACCTTCGCCGCCTCCTCCCTGACCAGCCTCGACGAGCTGTCGGTGCGCGCCTACAACGGCGTGGCGTGGAGCCGCTGGATCGGCTTCATCGTTGCCTCCCGCCCGGCCAACCGGCCGCCGGCCGTCCAGTCGGACAGGACGCTGGTCGTGCGGGAAGGCGGGCCGGCCATATCGCTGGGCATCGACCGGCCGAGCGATCCGGACGAGGGCGACAGCATGGTCGTGACCCTGGCCCGGCTGCCGACCGGCGGCATCCTGCGGCTGGCGAACGGCAACCCCGTCACCGCCGGCATGACGCTCGGCACAGCCGATCTGGCCGGACTGACCTATCAGGCGCCGTCCGGGACATCGGGAACGCCCGGCTCCTTCGCCTATACCGTCACCGACAGCCAGGGTGCGGTCAGCGGCCAGACCGTGACGCTGCGGGTCACCTCGCTGGCCGAGACGATGGCCGGGTTCGACCCGCTGGCCTATCTCGCCTCCAACCCCGACCTCGTCGCCGTCTTCGGCACCGACGAGGCGGCCGCGCGCGAGCATTACCTGCGCTCCGGCCGGGCAGAGGGGCGGGCGACCGGCTCCTTCGATCCGCTCTCCTATCTGGCGGCCAACCCGGACCTGGCCGCCGCCTTCGGGTACGACCGCAACGCGGCGACCCGGCATTATCTGGCCTTCGGCCGGCGGGAAGGGCGCAGCACCGGCAGCTTCGATCCGTTGGCCTATCTGGCTGCCAACGCCGATCTGGCCGCCGCCTTCGGCACCGATACCGTAGCCGCCACCCGCCATTACCTGACCCACGGCCAGCGGGAGGGACGCGGCACCCGTTTCGACGGGTATGGCTATCTGGTGTCGAACCCGGATGTCACCGCCGCCTTCGGGCTCGATCCGGCGGCGGCGGTCCGCCATTACGTGTTCCACGGCCGACAGGAAGGGCGCGGCGTCGGCTTCGACAGCCTGGGCTATCTGGCCGCCAACACCGACCTCGCCGCCGCCTTCGGG is drawn from Azospirillum lipoferum 4B and contains these coding sequences:
- a CDS encoding D-sedoheptulose-7-phosphate isomerase — translated: MVSPDPVSQDSAAALHGCLTAAIDVLRRTMDSLDPARVEAAVTAVTAALGANKALLVCGNGGSASDAMHITGELVGRFLKERRGLKAICLSSNPAVLTAWSNDYSYDTVFSRQTEAYGEPGGVILGISTSGNSRNVIAAFEVAKSLGMTTIALTGEGGGKMAGLSDILLDVPSRSTPLIQQVHICLYHYLCEQVEARLA
- a CDS encoding tetratricopeptide repeat protein; translation: MSIRIETIAGQQLSLPDAVRQALDYCNSGWLDISAAICDRILAAVPENPEALLVKGISAYKARDPAAAVPILSLALRRNPASPDTAHHLGMALLLSGDLDRAELAFRSAMGARSDYAEAMTGLAEVLKAKGDADGAYGLLERAVELKNNHSPAYIAYSLMRFDRSLPPDARWNRRREVRGDRPWLSMASLGNYGRFAQTVNEYVAVRLYAESYGMEFLTPDWVGHAFFDLDDPRLDPAVLPEFQGWLRCRREFADGFAERVADPLRDRDLFLGGSPVDAMLKARQADILSWLTPRSCWDRFLEPPVEMLRRRGRTLVAVHIRQTDWWNQDYTPLSLYLDWLDGLWPTLEDPVLFVATDEPKVVPEFARFSPVTKDDFPVRWEGLDYLQDFHVLTRSDILAISTGSFAATAAALNPSPRLLLRPAPGNAALERFDPWR
- a CDS encoding tetratricopeptide repeat protein; the encoded protein is MTSIQDILQKAVGLHHGAEAGRAAAIYRSILALEPAQPDALHLLGLLIRRDGRTADGALLMERALLLEPMHSGALLNRALTLQQLGKPDEAAAHFRRSLELDPASDISLSRLANEALACGRLAEAGRLLRRSAALGVGSGTPDDRQRRALERRATARDLREDAEDRTLPPGLVVRGVFRDSSGYAFAVRRFVRGLVEAGIRVRLVDLNYADADNLPDDQIDPLLRTLDRPVRAKAVLTITTPPAVEAVPGLKTINYTMFEALDIPPLWAAQSRRHDHVVVATGSSREAWLRAGHPPDRVHVSPAGVDAVEAGSIPPSAIVDSAGRRLSDYRVRVLNVSDFNDRKNLDGLLRVWLGTTRAEDSAALLLKVGKGSGVSDGMRDLLTRVSAQIGRTLAQAAPVFLVEGKLSDADMMGLHAASTHYWSMSHGEGWDLPMAQAGAMGLTLLAPDHSAYHAYLDDRVAHMIPSPVTPGITAYAGQDWWSPDEGEAARLLRAVIDDPDGTRRSAQAHLLEHFSWQAATRRLIDLLRELDAL
- a CDS encoding glycosyltransferase family protein, whose amino-acid sequence is MTGPIMPNANLPDPVTLFCCLAPPGYYRRPLFSDREVFCGPDCPTVETGDGFSSLNTPHGEYDLAAVVARLPAHQRPELIVVKADATRRNLPRGLDRLPGTKLLLVGDSHHLAGPLRTLLAYGAMESFDAVMLDHTRQHAHAFLEAGFERVYWIPAVDYALRRRDILAEPQGNSLAEFRFDLTFVGQIGVFHPWRRHVLDRLSAAGLPLVGMRAEPEKAADVYAASRVTLNCSLNGDLNLRVFEALGAGGFLLTDALSPDAGLERCFTPGRHLATYRSPDELVELARHYLDHPDEAMAIRRAGQAHLLEFHSPQVKRAQFFAAVFDDRVDPALELRSERRGLRALPVRGIGFQRRLAAYEALQLLQLTSSRLIVHADEDRDEGGFAADLRAMARDLPRVVFAAPDGMPEPVALPLPPSSDRVRDEAVTLLPWPDRAETDRRMARLPGASVLCPTRSSRDHAAAVAHLADWGFVPTEPGGILFQCADALRYAARSLSDPALAAALTPELKRARLAALEPLLRTADQMMGVAQLANRLGDAALTERFLLRCVALDRQQPDALIGLARLCAAGGRRVEAAIYLAEARRAARLADLPDPAPGLGTDALFDAADHPAFERYRSLFRQATVPSTGRPRRILVVTNLFPPQEFGGYGRKLWEFSAELIRRGHAVKVLTADVPELARPGMAGTEDIEAHVDRSLTLYGYWKEGRAFTHDDRAHCAALIRANIRRVLETARDFRADACLVGNLDMLATEFLDPLTRQMGVPVLHCLGNQHPGYPPEAAPRSPLYRAGPASGWVAERLAAGGYGLPATVIHPGARVDYFHRAAMPATDRLRIAFASLFVNYKGPQTLVNALAILHREGIDFDCTFAGEAPDAGLAARCRDFVERNGMAGKVRFTGFLDRRGLSDLFARCNVLVFPSVFQEPFGISQVEAMAAGLTVIGSGTGGSGEVLRDGVDGLLFKAEDHEALAGCLRRLIGDRAAWLRMALSGRDRARDFTVARSVDRIEAVFEELIGLRN
- a CDS encoding M10 family metallopeptidase C-terminal domain-containing protein: MTTTLFDLPDVSAGTLPTCSCLLCSAAGWSAAPIAAGPGAQGVPQGASFATISTLLATGTPRWGSGGVGSGATVSYSFMEQAPSYASSSDRTGFAPLSSTQRDAVRQAFAAWSAVANIFFVETSDSANSGQGGSIRLGTNRQSSSAAYAYYPTGSLYDGGGDIYLANNSSTNTSPTPGTYGYLTILHEIGHAIGLKHPGNYNATGGGGEPPYLSSAEDNYRYTLMSYNRHPSLGLNGLATGPALYDIAAVQYLYGANTDTRIGDDRYAFASNTVAVSQAIWDTGGTDSIDASGQASAVTIDLTPGAFSSIGPNGSGGLAVDNVAIADGVTIETAIGGGGSDILIGNTANNLLTGGEGSDTLTGGSGDDTLQGGGGTDTAVYNGSRSSYTVTVSADGATISGGSEGTDSLTDVEYALFADTRISLMPPAVTARTGRVSIGSSIGLASLVTATDPAGGLVTQYELVDNTQGAGSIMVGGVAQATGAVVSLSAAAFVGVTFAASSLTSLDELSVRAYNGVAWSRWIGFIVASRPANRPPAVQSDRTLVVREGGPAISLGIDRPSDPDEGDSMVVTLARLPTGGILRLANGNPVTAGMTLGTADLAGLTYQAPSGTSGTPGSFAYTVTDSQGAVSGQTVTLRVTSLAETMAGFDPLAYLASNPDLVAVFGTDEAAAREHYLRSGRAEGRATGSFDPLSYLAANPDLAAAFGYDRNAATRHYLAFGRREGRSTGSFDPLAYLAANADLAAAFGTDTVAATRHYLTHGQREGRGTRFDGYGYLVSNPDVTAAFGLDPAAAVRHYVFHGRQEGRGVGFDSLGYLAANTDLAAAFGPDPAAGVRHYLSYGQQEGRGSSFDALSYLAANPDLAAAFGTDSTRAAEHYIRYGRLENRSTSFNAHDHLLANPDLLSVFSGNERQVKLYVVLYGNTPRRDAAGFDALSYLAANPDLAATFGTDTAAATAHYQSTGQADGRPTRFNAFAYLMANPDLSAAFGSDQQQALVHFITYGRNEPRPNPIGHGRPQSAGLAMAGDGILAVGMG